One Candidatus Obscuribacterales bacterium genomic window, GCATAGCGGAGAATCTGAACGCCTTCGGGGCGGGAAATTTCTTCAAAAAACCAGCCGCAACTGGTGTACATCAATAGGGAATGGCGCTGCATTTCCAGCAAGCGCAGGGCGTCCACCCGTTCGGCTTCGGTGAGGGGATGGTCTTGGTGGGCGGCAAAAAATTCGGCGATGTTCTCAGGGGAGCGATCGCGAATCACCTGAATGTAGTTATCCCGAGCGCTCCAGGGATCGCCAAAAAGCTGAGTACCCACGTCTTCATAGATGGCTACGAGGCGATCGCGCAACCAATCGAGGGAATCTCGCAGCGGTCGCCGCCATTTTTGGTGCCATAGTCCACCGCCGCCACAGCCGCAGTCATCCTGCCAGCGATCGACCCCATGGGAACAGCTCCAGGCCGTTACGGGCTTGAGTTCCACTTCCCAGGTGGGTGGACAAATGCTCAGGTAATGGGCATAGTTGGTCACTGTCCAGCCTCGACGGGGAAACTCCACCGCCACGGCATAGGCCACGGCTTTTTCGCGTCCAGCTTTATGGTGCCCGAAGGTTTCACCATCGGTGGCGGCGGAAATGAGCTGGGAGGCGCGATCGCCCCGGACGGCCTGCCCAATCCGGCCGGCAAAATGCTGGGAACTGCTCAAGACTTCGTTAAAGCCCATATCGCGGGAAATTGGGCCATCGTAGAAAAAGATGTCGAGGTAATCGCGTTGGCGATCGCCCCCGGGCACAAAACAGCGGTAGGGCTGGGTGGGATCGATCTGACTGCCGCCTACCTCTAGCCAGTCGGCATGGGCCGCTTCGTTGTCATGGGGAATCAGCCGACAGCGCTGGGCCTGGGAGGGAGCTAGGACAATGAAGCGAATGCCCTCCGCCACCAACGCCTTCACCGTATCGGCATCCACCGCCGTTTCCGCCAGCCACATGCCCTCCGGGTTGCGACCAAAGCGAGAGTAGAAATCTGCCTTGCCCCAGCGAATTTGCGTATATTTATCGCGCTCGTTGGCCAGGGGCAAAATAATGTGGTTATACACCTGGGCAATGGCGTTACCGTGACCCTGGAGGCGATCGCAGCTTTGGCGATCGGCAGCTAGAATCCGCTGGTAGGTTTCCACGTCATGGCGTTCTAGCCAGCTCATCAGTGTGGGGCCAATGTTGAAGCTGATGTATTCAAAATTGTTGACCAGCCCCACCAGTTCGCCCTGGTCGTTCAAAATCCGCGCAAAGGCATTGGGGCGGTAGCATTCATGGTGGATGCGCTCATTCCAGTCGTGGAAGGGTGCGGCGCTGGGCTGGCGCTCAATTGCATCTAGGTAGGGATTTTCCCGAGGCGGCTGATAGAAGTGACCATGAACCGTCACATACACACCCGTCGCTACGCGCAGCGGATCGGGATGGGTATCAGCGTTCACCTCAGCCGAGGCGGAAGAATGGGGGAAATGAGTCACCATAAAAGCATATCCAAGGCAAACGTCTTTTAACTCTCTGGGCAGCGGCACGATGCGAATGGTGCGCACAGCTTAACGATCGGCTATACCTAACCAGCGATCTAGCACCAGGGGCAAGGCTAGTCAGGGCAACAGGTCGTAAACTTGAGCGTTCAACCGCTTGGCGCATCCCACCCAGGGGACGGCACCACACCTATAGGCTATCCTAGGGGGCGATCGCCCCGATGTGACCCGAACCTCAGACAATTTACAGGAT contains:
- a CDS encoding DUF3536 domain-containing protein, with protein sequence MVTHFPHSSASAEVNADTHPDPLRVATGVYVTVHGHFYQPPRENPYLDAIERQPSAAPFHDWNERIHHECYRPNAFARILNDQGELVGLVNNFEYISFNIGPTLMSWLERHDVETYQRILAADRQSCDRLQGHGNAIAQVYNHIILPLANERDKYTQIRWGKADFYSRFGRNPEGMWLAETAVDADTVKALVAEGIRFIVLAPSQAQRCRLIPHDNEAAHADWLEVGGSQIDPTQPYRCFVPGGDRQRDYLDIFFYDGPISRDMGFNEVLSSSQHFAGRIGQAVRGDRASQLISAATDGETFGHHKAGREKAVAYAVAVEFPRRGWTVTNYAHYLSICPPTWEVELKPVTAWSCSHGVDRWQDDCGCGGGGLWHQKWRRPLRDSLDWLRDRLVAIYEDVGTQLFGDPWSARDNYIQVIRDRSPENIAEFFAAHQDHPLTEAERVDALRLLEMQRHSLLMYTSCGWFFEEISRPEGVQILRYAARAIELAADVTGIQLEPEFLRRLSAAPSNVETYRDGADLYHQLVVSSQITHNQVAAHYAISSLFTAYAKQQRIYCYTAHQVDYQLQRIGALTLAVGQVVLTSDITQERADLMLAVLHLGGWDFHCCIQTFPGRRLYSQMKQDIFDSLQQASAAHVILAMSRAFGDQSYSLQTLFAEERHRIMRLLTQETLTRLDQLYTQVYRDNYGVLMAFQRDELDPPQELKVAAEIAITHRAMSAVRSLERDTGDFSHLNLQQCLGYVADLDAIATEANSFRCDLRLPQAKQVIEQLVIRTLWHLFHSAEADVADEMIPWLENLIQVGDRLHLGLSLDRAQELYLKSFNTQLLPQLKQWRQAGLESPHPHPAWSLSHLGRLLELGRTLAIDVPFWLEHIDQLEGIAFQDHVEVEQLSQGLMADPEVG